Proteins found in one Planctomycetes bacterium MalM25 genomic segment:
- a CDS encoding Endonuclease/Exonuclease/phosphatase family protein: protein MVSVKIMKRLLAIAFSCLLLACAAPAAAQLRVVSYNTLDKPFSAGDLDDVRTIFGAIAATDRNGVAKRPDIIGLQEQRRFGLTETTASRIAGELNDLFGVSSYESFFSGSGSDLIMAVYDTATVSLESTTQVFTSGPRPTWRYEFQPVGYTSDDATLYTYNSHLKAGSSSSDQSTRASEAISIRNNADALGANTNIVYMGDLNLRSFEASYANYRAAGVSQAIDPLGLASFPNSGVAVHLTQSTRTSNLSDGGASGGLDDRFDLQLVTSELLDGEGLSYLGPSSTGLSGLEHSTQAFGNDGVSYNTRINNTLVGRSQSSAVLNALHNFSDHLPVVVDYQLPAVMGYEVGTVPLTLEQGEGFSVPLTVLNEASVVAAVGADELDYSISTSGDVSGAFSGQEVALGDGDDYLLPLDTSVLGMRSGLITLTTGSEGAENSLIEIPVNFEVVAATLAGDYNDDGVVDAADYTVWRDGDSPDSSQAGYTVWANNYGATSPAIAVPEPASSWLVLLALAGLAARRS, encoded by the coding sequence TTGGTTAGCGTAAAGATCATGAAACGTCTTCTGGCAATCGCTTTCTCCTGCCTGCTGCTGGCCTGTGCCGCGCCCGCCGCGGCGCAGCTGCGCGTGGTCTCGTACAACACGCTGGACAAACCGTTCAGTGCTGGGGATCTGGACGACGTGCGGACGATCTTTGGCGCGATCGCCGCCACCGACCGCAACGGTGTCGCGAAGCGACCGGACATCATCGGCCTGCAAGAGCAACGCCGCTTCGGGCTCACCGAGACGACCGCTTCGCGGATCGCCGGCGAACTGAACGACTTGTTCGGGGTGAGCTCCTACGAGTCCTTTTTCTCGGGCTCGGGCTCCGACCTGATCATGGCGGTCTACGACACGGCGACGGTCTCGCTCGAATCGACCACGCAGGTCTTCACCTCGGGGCCCCGCCCGACGTGGCGGTACGAGTTTCAACCGGTCGGCTACACGTCCGACGACGCGACGCTCTATACCTACAACAGCCACCTGAAGGCGGGCAGCAGCTCCTCGGACCAATCGACCCGTGCGTCCGAAGCGATCAGCATCCGCAACAACGCGGACGCCCTCGGCGCCAACACGAACATCGTGTACATGGGTGACCTCAACCTGCGCAGCTTCGAGGCCTCCTACGCAAACTACCGCGCCGCCGGTGTTAGCCAAGCGATCGACCCGCTCGGCCTCGCCTCGTTCCCCAACTCGGGCGTCGCCGTCCACCTGACGCAATCGACCCGGACCTCCAATCTTTCCGACGGCGGCGCGAGCGGCGGCCTGGACGATCGATTCGACCTGCAGCTGGTCACCAGCGAGTTGCTCGATGGCGAGGGGCTCAGCTACCTCGGCCCTAGCTCAACCGGACTCTCCGGCTTGGAGCATTCGACCCAAGCGTTTGGCAACGACGGCGTCTCGTACAACACGCGGATCAACAACACCCTTGTGGGACGGAGCCAGAGCTCGGCGGTCCTCAACGCGTTGCACAATTTCAGCGATCACCTGCCGGTCGTCGTCGACTATCAGCTGCCGGCGGTGATGGGTTACGAGGTCGGCACGGTCCCGCTGACGCTCGAACAGGGCGAGGGGTTCTCGGTCCCCTTGACCGTCCTCAACGAGGCCTCGGTGGTCGCCGCCGTTGGCGCCGACGAGCTCGATTACTCGATCAGCACCAGCGGCGATGTCTCCGGTGCGTTCTCGGGCCAAGAGGTCGCTCTCGGCGATGGGGACGACTACCTCTTGCCGCTGGACACCTCGGTTCTCGGCATGCGCTCGGGCCTCATCACGCTCACCACCGGCAGCGAAGGGGCTGAGAATAGCCTCATCGAGATCCCGGTGAACTTCGAGGTCGTCGCCGCCACGCTCGCCGGCGACTACAACGACGACGGCGTCGTTGACGCCGCCGACTACACCGTGTGGCGCGACGGCGATTCGCCGGACAGCAGCCAAGCGGGCTACACCGTGTGGGCGAACAACTACGGCGCCACGTCGCCGGCGATCGCCGTGCCCGAGCCGGCGTCGTCGTGGCTGGTGCTGCTCGCCCTCGCGGGGCTTGCGGCACGACGCTCCTGA
- a CDS encoding NanoRNase/pAp phosphatase: MAIDWSPLKELVANSDSFVLTTHTRSDCDAIGSELGLLYALEALGKRVRIVNADAPPTHIAFLDAEDRIEVLGEGVTAEDVHQADAHVIVDTSAWGQLGQMADVFRETPARRLVIDHHQSSDDLGAVMIKDTEAEACGRLILEAIDALGVVLAPAMTAPLFTAIATDTGWFRFPSVTEKTYEAIARLVACGAKPSAIYQTLYDQNTAARIRLHGRILQSLSLESGDRVAFGVATEADFAETGAAQSDTEEVVNRLLSVAGVEVAALICFMEPGLTKVSLRSRSATDVRPVAEHFGGGGHAKAAGVRYRGTTDEARAAVLAVIERQMAEQSV; encoded by the coding sequence ATGGCCATCGACTGGTCCCCCCTGAAAGAACTCGTCGCCAACAGCGATTCGTTCGTCCTCACGACCCACACCCGCAGCGACTGCGACGCCATCGGCAGCGAGTTGGGACTCCTCTACGCGCTCGAGGCGCTCGGCAAGCGGGTGCGGATCGTCAACGCCGACGCCCCGCCGACGCACATCGCCTTCCTCGACGCGGAGGACCGGATCGAGGTGCTCGGCGAGGGAGTCACCGCGGAGGACGTCCACCAGGCGGACGCGCACGTGATCGTCGACACCAGCGCCTGGGGGCAGCTCGGCCAGATGGCCGACGTCTTCCGCGAGACGCCCGCCCGCCGGCTGGTGATCGACCACCACCAGAGCAGCGACGACCTGGGTGCGGTCATGATCAAAGACACCGAGGCGGAGGCGTGCGGTCGGCTCATCCTCGAGGCGATCGACGCGCTCGGCGTGGTGCTCGCGCCCGCCATGACGGCGCCCCTGTTCACCGCGATCGCGACCGACACGGGCTGGTTCCGCTTCCCCTCGGTCACCGAGAAGACCTACGAGGCGATCGCCCGGCTGGTCGCTTGCGGCGCCAAGCCCTCGGCCATCTACCAGACGCTCTACGACCAGAACACGGCCGCGCGCATCCGCCTGCACGGCCGCATCCTGCAGAGCCTGTCGCTCGAGTCGGGCGACCGCGTCGCCTTCGGCGTGGCGACCGAGGCGGACTTCGCCGAGACCGGCGCCGCGCAATCGGACACTGAGGAGGTCGTGAACCGGTTGCTGAGCGTCGCGGGCGTCGAGGTGGCGGCGCTCATCTGCTTCATGGAGCCGGGCCTCACCAAGGTGAGCCTCCGCAGCCGCAGCGCGACCGACGTGCGCCCCGTCGCCGAGCACTTCGGCGGGGGCGGGCACGCGAAGGCGGCCGGCGTCCGCTACCGCGGCACGACCGACGAGGCCCGCGCCGCGGTGCTAGCGGTCATCGAGCGGCAGATGGCCGAGCAATCGGTGTAA
- the ribF gene encoding Riboflavin kinase yields MQIHRQLADLPPEVRGGAVAIGNFDGVHRGHARLVSRLVELAEEIGGPAVVFTFDPHPVRVLRPAECPPPLTWTERKGKLLAELGVEHLVAYPTDEALLRLSAREFFDLLLRDTLGAKALVEGPNFYFGRDREGDVSLLAEFADEAGMRLDIVVPSETGGDLISSSRIRRLIGGAGDVAAAAGMLTAPYRLRGLVTHGAGRGAKIGFPTANLEGIDTLLPADGVYAGVGRSGAETWAAAINIGSNPTFDEHVRKVETHLIGCDDSIYGRPLEVDFLERLRGVRTFASPEELVEQVREDVDAAKVIAGDFV; encoded by the coding sequence TTGCAGATCCACCGCCAACTCGCTGACCTGCCCCCCGAAGTCCGCGGTGGCGCCGTGGCGATCGGCAACTTCGACGGCGTGCACCGGGGCCACGCGAGGCTTGTCTCGCGGCTGGTTGAGCTGGCCGAAGAGATCGGCGGGCCGGCGGTCGTCTTCACGTTCGACCCGCACCCCGTCCGCGTGCTCCGCCCCGCCGAGTGCCCCCCGCCACTCACCTGGACCGAGCGGAAGGGGAAGCTGCTCGCCGAGTTGGGCGTCGAGCACCTGGTCGCTTACCCGACCGATGAGGCGTTACTGCGTCTGTCGGCGCGCGAGTTCTTCGACCTGCTGCTCCGCGACACCCTTGGCGCCAAGGCGCTGGTCGAGGGGCCCAACTTCTACTTCGGACGCGATCGCGAGGGGGACGTCTCCCTGCTGGCGGAGTTCGCCGACGAGGCCGGCATGCGGCTCGACATCGTCGTGCCGAGTGAGACGGGCGGCGACCTGATCAGCAGCTCGCGGATCCGCCGGCTCATCGGCGGGGCGGGCGACGTCGCCGCCGCCGCGGGCATGCTCACGGCCCCCTACCGTCTGCGCGGGCTGGTCACGCACGGCGCGGGGCGCGGCGCGAAGATCGGCTTCCCGACCGCCAACCTCGAAGGGATCGACACCCTGCTCCCCGCCGATGGCGTCTACGCGGGCGTCGGCCGATCGGGCGCGGAGACCTGGGCCGCCGCGATCAACATCGGCTCGAACCCGACCTTCGACGAGCACGTCCGCAAGGTCGAGACCCACCTGATCGGCTGCGACGACTCGATCTACGGGCGGCCCCTGGAGGTCGATTTCCTGGAACGCCTGCGCGGCGTCCGCACCTTCGCCTCGCCCGAGGAGCTCGTCGAACAGGTCCGGGAGGACGTGGACGCGGCCAAAGTCATTGCCGGCGATTTCGTTTAA
- the comB gene encoding putative 2-phosphosulfolactate phosphatase, with amino-acid sequence MTKQLFAHDLPQFVSEADLAGDAVVVIDLLRASTTITQALASGARDVTAFREVGDVIWAANEQPDRDELVLGGERGGEIIEGFDLGNSPAEYTADEVYDRRVFFTTTNGTLALQHTRLASRVVVGAIVNLSAVVEALADEPRVHLLCAGTNGHVTREDQLAAGAIAHELIARGGHEPSDRAAAMRGEWEELLTAARAAGQSPRARLAEELRTTQGGKNLLALGMDDDLPRCAAIDALGLVPVYDPATGRITAL; translated from the coding sequence GTGACCAAGCAGCTCTTTGCCCACGACCTGCCGCAGTTCGTCTCTGAGGCGGACCTGGCCGGGGACGCGGTTGTGGTGATCGATCTGCTGAGGGCCTCGACCACGATCACCCAAGCCCTCGCCTCGGGGGCGCGGGACGTGACCGCCTTCCGCGAAGTGGGGGACGTCATCTGGGCCGCCAACGAACAGCCCGACCGCGACGAGTTGGTCCTCGGTGGCGAGCGAGGCGGTGAGATCATCGAGGGTTTCGACTTGGGGAACTCGCCCGCCGAGTACACGGCGGACGAGGTCTACGATCGGCGGGTCTTCTTCACGACGACCAACGGCACCCTCGCGTTGCAGCACACGCGGCTGGCGTCGCGGGTCGTGGTGGGGGCGATCGTGAACCTGTCGGCGGTCGTCGAGGCGCTCGCGGACGAGCCGCGGGTCCACCTGCTTTGCGCTGGAACCAACGGCCACGTCACGCGCGAGGATCAGCTCGCCGCCGGCGCGATCGCCCACGAGCTGATCGCCCGAGGGGGGCACGAGCCGAGCGATCGCGCGGCCGCCATGCGGGGCGAATGGGAGGAGCTGCTCACCGCCGCCCGGGCCGCCGGCCAATCGCCCCGCGCCCGCCTCGCCGAGGAGCTGCGCACGACCCAGGGGGGCAAGAACCTGCTCGCCCTCGGCATGGACGACGACCTGCCGCGCTGTGCGGCGATCGACGCGCTCGGCCTCGTACCCGTCTACGACCCGGCGACCGGCCGCATCACGGCCCTCTAA
- a CDS encoding AIR carboxylase, with protein sequence MADPPRTQPLADDTVSLDADRRRRCGYPEVIYGEGKPAETIAQILQAQAERGDPGLVTRVDPDVAIELIRRFPAARHNALARTLRLGPEGSPTPERVGTVALITAGSTDLPVAEEAAETLDWMGVGVTRVNDVGVAGPHRLPERLADFESADAIVVVAGMEGALPSVVGGFVGCPVIAVPTSVGYGANLGGVAALLSMLNSCASNVAVVNIDAGFKGGYLAGLIATGRGR encoded by the coding sequence ATGGCCGACCCGCCCCGCACCCAACCGCTCGCCGACGACACCGTCTCGCTCGACGCCGACCGCCGGCGCCGATGTGGTTACCCCGAAGTGATTTACGGCGAGGGCAAGCCCGCCGAGACCATCGCCCAGATCCTGCAAGCTCAAGCCGAGCGAGGCGATCCGGGGCTCGTCACACGGGTCGACCCCGATGTGGCGATCGAGCTGATCCGGCGGTTTCCCGCCGCTCGACACAACGCCCTCGCCCGAACGCTCCGGCTCGGCCCCGAGGGTTCCCCGACCCCGGAGCGGGTTGGCACGGTCGCCCTGATCACGGCCGGCTCGACCGACCTGCCGGTCGCCGAGGAGGCGGCCGAGACGCTCGACTGGATGGGCGTCGGGGTGACGCGGGTGAACGATGTCGGCGTCGCCGGGCCGCACCGCCTGCCGGAGCGGCTGGCGGACTTCGAGTCAGCCGACGCGATCGTCGTCGTCGCCGGCATGGAGGGGGCGCTGCCGAGCGTCGTCGGCGGATTCGTCGGCTGCCCGGTGATCGCCGTGCCGACGAGTGTCGGCTACGGGGCCAATCTGGGGGGCGTCGCGGCGTTGCTCTCAATGCTCAACAGCTGCGCCTCGAACGTGGCGGTCGTCAACATCGACGCCGGCTTCAAAGGGGGCTACCTCGCCGGCCTCATCGCCACGGGGCGCGGGCGATGA
- a CDS encoding ATP-dependent (S)-NAD(P)H-hydrate dehydratase has protein sequence MIDRSDEPLPKPAPRDPHSHKGDYGRALIVGGSLGMAGAPALAGMACLRSGAGLVSIATPRCVQATVAGYFPAYTTHALPDDGERLTAQAGPAMRQLADEADAVAIGPGLGRGAALDELVGAAWSSPKPQVIDADGLNALAALRSKLAAPAGPRVLTPHAGEFARLAGRPLADPNDDTQRREQAAALARSFDGETVVLLKGPRTVVTNGERFAVNATGNPGMATGGSGDVLTGVLAALLAQGLPAFDAARLAAHVHGLAGDLAAAMLGEVSLTAVDLIDHLPTAWKRTLGEPTN, from the coding sequence ATGATCGACCGCAGCGACGAGCCGCTGCCGAAGCCCGCTCCGCGCGATCCGCATTCGCACAAAGGAGACTACGGCCGCGCGCTCATCGTCGGCGGGTCGCTCGGCATGGCGGGCGCGCCGGCGCTGGCGGGGATGGCCTGCTTGCGATCGGGGGCGGGGCTCGTCTCGATCGCCACGCCACGCTGCGTGCAAGCGACAGTCGCCGGCTACTTCCCCGCCTACACCACGCACGCCCTGCCCGACGACGGCGAACGCCTCACCGCGCAAGCGGGTCCGGCGATGCGCCAACTGGCCGACGAGGCCGACGCCGTCGCGATCGGCCCGGGCCTCGGCCGCGGCGCGGCGCTCGACGAGCTGGTCGGGGCCGCGTGGTCATCCCCCAAGCCCCAGGTGATCGACGCCGACGGCCTCAACGCGTTGGCCGCGTTGCGCAGCAAGCTCGCCGCCCCCGCCGGCCCACGCGTGTTGACGCCCCACGCGGGCGAATTCGCTCGGCTCGCGGGCAGACCGCTGGCCGATCCCAACGACGACACCCAGCGCCGCGAGCAGGCCGCCGCGCTCGCCCGATCATTCGATGGCGAGACGGTCGTGCTGCTCAAAGGGCCGCGGACCGTAGTGACGAACGGCGAGCGTTTCGCGGTCAACGCCACCGGCAACCCCGGCATGGCGACCGGCGGATCGGGCGACGTGCTGACGGGCGTCCTCGCCGCGCTGCTCGCCCAAGGCCTCCCGGCCTTCGACGCGGCGCGGCTCGCCGCTCACGTCCACGGCTTGGCGGGAGACCTCGCGGCGGCGATGCTGGGGGAGGTCTCGCTCACGGCGGTCGATCTGATCGACCACCTCCCGACCGCTTGGAAGCGGACGCTCGGCGAGCCCACCAACTGA
- the glyQS gene encoding Glycine--tRNA ligase: protein MEMEKLVSLCRRRGFLFQSSEIYGGLNGFWDYGPLGVELKRNVKEAWWRDMVSAHDDLATLPGAPMPYEMAGLDCTIIMHPQVWKCSGHYDLFCDQMQTCRQCKKLVRADHVPDMLNNAEWAQSFASCCFVPTPSGALSFNSAEALSWAKTRKLGRKLAPGLALVRNPEVTMSWLSEDLESGAVSSETLTLPIVLSYMATEQKNETGLQTPCPHCGGDLTEPRDFNLMFESHAGALKSDDNKVFLRPETAQGIFVNFKNVLDSSRHKLPLGIAQVGKSFRNEITPRNFTFRSREFEQMEIEFFCHPSQSQDWYKYWRDRRMAWWQELGLSGENLILRDHHADELSHYSTGTADIEYAFPFLPEGEYGELEGIAHRGDFDLRSHMEGKLDPNSCPLEVQLGEDGKPVHKGSGRDLTYRDDVTNERFTPHVIEPSAGADRGTLALLCEAFQEDTAPDDKGKEQTRTVMKFNPRVAPIKAAVFPLVKKDGMPELAQDLYRALKKKFPVFYDEKGAVGRRYRRQDEAGTPYCLTIDGQTREDNTITLRDRDSLEQVRIKLDDAVEEIERRVTGE, encoded by the coding sequence ATGGAGATGGAGAAGCTGGTCTCGTTGTGCCGTCGGCGTGGGTTCTTGTTCCAATCGAGCGAGATCTACGGCGGCCTGAACGGCTTCTGGGACTACGGCCCGCTGGGCGTCGAGCTGAAGCGCAACGTCAAAGAGGCGTGGTGGCGCGACATGGTCTCCGCCCACGACGACCTCGCCACGCTCCCCGGCGCCCCCATGCCGTACGAGATGGCGGGCCTCGACTGCACGATCATCATGCACCCGCAGGTCTGGAAGTGCTCCGGGCATTACGACCTGTTCTGTGATCAGATGCAGACCTGCCGGCAGTGCAAGAAGCTGGTTCGTGCCGATCACGTGCCCGACATGCTCAACAACGCCGAGTGGGCCCAGTCATTCGCATCATGCTGCTTTGTGCCGACCCCGAGCGGCGCCCTGTCGTTCAACAGCGCCGAAGCCCTGAGTTGGGCGAAGACGCGGAAGCTCGGACGCAAACTGGCGCCCGGGCTCGCCTTGGTACGAAACCCAGAAGTCACGATGTCGTGGCTATCGGAGGACCTCGAGAGCGGCGCCGTCTCATCCGAGACGCTGACGCTACCGATCGTCCTCAGTTACATGGCTACGGAACAGAAGAACGAGACCGGACTGCAGACGCCCTGCCCGCACTGCGGCGGCGACCTGACCGAGCCACGTGATTTCAACCTAATGTTCGAGAGCCACGCCGGCGCTTTGAAGAGCGACGACAACAAGGTCTTCCTCCGCCCCGAGACCGCCCAGGGGATCTTCGTCAACTTCAAGAACGTGCTCGACAGCTCGCGGCACAAGCTGCCGCTCGGCATCGCCCAGGTCGGCAAGAGCTTCCGCAACGAGATCACGCCGCGGAACTTCACGTTCCGCTCGCGCGAGTTCGAGCAGATGGAGATCGAGTTCTTCTGCCACCCGAGCCAGTCGCAGGACTGGTACAAGTACTGGCGTGACCGCCGGATGGCGTGGTGGCAGGAACTCGGCCTGTCCGGTGAGAACCTGATCCTCCGCGACCACCACGCCGACGAGCTGTCGCACTACAGCACCGGCACGGCGGACATCGAGTACGCCTTCCCGTTCCTGCCCGAGGGCGAGTACGGCGAGCTGGAGGGGATCGCGCACCGGGGCGACTTCGACCTCCGCAGCCATATGGAGGGCAAGCTCGACCCGAACAGCTGCCCGCTGGAGGTTCAGCTCGGCGAGGACGGCAAGCCGGTCCACAAGGGGAGCGGCCGCGACCTCACCTACCGCGACGACGTCACGAACGAGCGGTTCACGCCCCACGTGATCGAGCCCTCCGCCGGCGCCGATCGGGGGACGCTCGCCCTCTTGTGCGAGGCCTTCCAGGAGGACACCGCGCCGGACGACAAGGGGAAGGAGCAGACCCGCACGGTGATGAAGTTCAACCCGCGCGTCGCGCCGATCAAGGCGGCCGTCTTCCCGCTGGTGAAGAAGGACGGCATGCCGGAGCTGGCCCAGGACCTGTACCGCGCCCTCAAGAAGAAGTTCCCGGTCTTCTACGACGAGAAGGGCGCCGTCGGCCGCCGCTACCGCCGCCAGGACGAGGCGGGCACCCCGTACTGCCTCACCATCGACGGCCAGACCCGCGAGGACAACACGATCACGCTGCGTGATCGCGACTCGCTGGAGCAGGTGCGGATCAAGCTCGACGACGCCGTCGAGGAGATCGAACGCCGCGTGACGGGGGAGTAG